One segment of Gemmatimonadota bacterium DNA contains the following:
- a CDS encoding DegT/DnrJ/EryC1/StrS family aminotransferase codes for MSETLAIDGGVPVRDTEASQWPTWPDNTEREWEEEIVPILKEVYLDQTEGLPAPVGHRFGQAFAAYCDAAYGVMMPSGTTSIAAGLSAALDLDGLVDGGEVIIPNYTFIATASAPLSVRCSLALVDIDPVSFTMSPEAVEAAITDQTVALLPVHLGGHPADMDALNDIASKHNLKVIEDCAQAHGAEHKGRKVGSLGHVGAFSFQSSKNLTSGEGGCLLTNDRDLRDRAWAFRDVGRRPGGERWEYPRLGWNYRTSEYLAGILLKRLPKLEPQIDLRNKNAAYLSKGLDEIGGLEPPRWHPWVTQHGYHLYMMRYNSEAFGGKIRDEFIAALQAEGIPCTPGYQRPLTDEGGLKTVMDRHPHLIRRLPCPHVEAICASSVWFLQNMLLGEREDMDDILTAVAKIKRAFAA; via the coding sequence ATGTCAGAAACACTCGCAATAGATGGTGGTGTTCCCGTGCGCGATACCGAAGCGTCGCAGTGGCCGACATGGCCGGATAACACAGAACGAGAATGGGAAGAAGAAATCGTTCCCATCCTCAAAGAAGTCTATCTCGATCAAACCGAAGGTCTCCCCGCACCTGTGGGGCACCGCTTTGGTCAGGCATTTGCCGCCTATTGCGATGCGGCTTATGGCGTGATGATGCCCAGCGGTACCACATCTATTGCGGCTGGATTATCCGCCGCACTCGACCTCGATGGCCTCGTCGATGGCGGCGAAGTCATCATTCCCAATTACACTTTTATTGCGACTGCAAGTGCGCCCCTCTCGGTGCGGTGCTCTCTGGCTCTGGTCGATATTGATCCGGTGAGTTTTACCATGTCGCCAGAAGCTGTCGAAGCTGCCATCACAGATCAGACCGTTGCGCTCCTTCCCGTTCACCTGGGGGGACACCCGGCCGATATGGATGCACTCAATGACATTGCGAGTAAACACAACCTCAAAGTCATCGAAGACTGCGCTCAAGCGCACGGCGCCGAGCACAAAGGCCGCAAAGTAGGTTCTTTAGGCCATGTGGGCGCATTCAGCTTTCAGTCGAGCAAAAACTTGACCTCGGGCGAAGGCGGGTGTCTTCTCACCAATGATCGAGACCTTAGAGATCGGGCATGGGCATTCCGAGATGTAGGGCGGCGACCTGGAGGTGAGCGATGGGAATATCCCCGCCTGGGTTGGAATTATCGCACCTCTGAGTATCTGGCAGGCATTCTGTTAAAACGGCTCCCCAAACTCGAACCTCAAATCGACTTACGCAATAAAAATGCGGCTTATCTCAGCAAGGGCCTGGACGAAATTGGCGGACTGGAACCACCCCGATGGCATCCCTGGGTCACGCAGCACGGCTATCATCTGTATATGATGCGCTACAACAGCGAGGCATTTGGAGGGAAAATACGCGACGAATTTATCGCGGCTTTACAGGCCGAAGGCATTCCCTGCACGCCGGGCTATCAGCGGCCCTTAACCGATGAAGGCGGCCTCAAAACCGTGATGGACAGACATCCACACCTGATTCGCCGTTTGCCGTGTCCCCATGTGGAAGCAATATGCGCCTCCAGTGTCTGGTTCTTGCAAAATATGCTGCTGGGAGAACGGGAAGATATGGACGATATTTTAACAGCTGTCGCCAAAATCAAACGCGCGTTTGCTGCTTGA